A stretch of the Janthinobacterium sp. 64 genome encodes the following:
- a CDS encoding IS30 family transposase encodes MEKLTGRGAMRSPGAPSLRRETMRLFWEQIATGITSEKAAEAVGVSQAVGTRWFRHNGGMPLSILSPVSGRYLSFAEREEIGLLSCRGAGVREIARLIGRSASTVSRELTRNAATRGGRLEYRASVAQWKAELVAKRPKPSKLAINERLHDYVQDRLEGRIRDANGRPVSGPQQAPFIGRNKPHRGDRKWVSGWSPEQISNRLKTDFPDDESMRISHEAIYQALYIQGRGALKRELVSCLRTGRALRVPRTRAQAKAWAHVREDVMISKRPAEAEDRAVPGHWEGDLIIGLNRSAIGTLVERSSRFTMLVHLPREDGYGLMPRMKNGPALSGYGAVTMANALKNTVTDMPALLWQTLTWDRGKELSDHARFTIESGVKVFFADPHSPWQRGTNENTNGLLRQYFPKGTDLSRWSAQEIRAVANALNSRPRKTLGWKTPAEALDEYLKSAQ; translated from the coding sequence ATGGAAAAATTGACGGGGCGTGGAGCGATGCGCTCACCAGGTGCGCCGTCGCTTCGCCGCGAAACAATGCGGCTATTCTGGGAGCAAATAGCAACAGGCATTACGAGTGAGAAGGCTGCTGAGGCGGTGGGCGTTTCTCAAGCGGTTGGGACGCGATGGTTCCGCCATAATGGCGGCATGCCACTTTCTATTTTGAGCCCGGTTTCCGGGAGGTACTTGTCGTTCGCGGAACGAGAGGAAATCGGACTTCTTTCGTGCCGAGGTGCTGGAGTACGCGAGATTGCTCGTCTTATCGGGCGCAGTGCATCAACGGTTTCCCGCGAACTGACGCGTAACGCTGCAACTCGCGGCGGCCGACTTGAGTATCGAGCTTCGGTTGCGCAGTGGAAGGCGGAGCTGGTTGCCAAGAGACCTAAACCTTCGAAACTGGCGATCAATGAGCGCTTGCACGACTACGTTCAAGACCGTCTTGAAGGTAGGATTCGAGATGCCAATGGCCGTCCAGTTTCTGGGCCGCAGCAAGCGCCGTTCATTGGGAGAAACAAGCCGCATCGCGGTGACCGTAAATGGGTCAGTGGTTGGTCGCCCGAACAAATTTCTAACCGGCTGAAGACCGATTTCCCTGACGACGAATCGATGCGCATTTCTCACGAAGCCATTTATCAAGCACTTTATATCCAAGGGCGAGGAGCCCTCAAGCGCGAGTTGGTTAGTTGTCTGCGCACTGGGCGGGCTTTGCGCGTGCCGAGGACAAGGGCCCAAGCTAAGGCTTGGGCACACGTCAGGGAGGATGTGATGATCTCCAAGCGGCCCGCTGAGGCCGAAGATCGTGCTGTGCCAGGACATTGGGAAGGTGACCTGATCATTGGCCTAAACCGATCCGCGATCGGCACCTTGGTCGAGCGATCAAGCCGATTTACGATGCTTGTCCACCTGCCTCGTGAGGACGGCTATGGGTTGATGCCGAGGATGAAGAATGGCCCCGCCCTATCTGGCTACGGAGCTGTGACGATGGCTAATGCGCTCAAGAATACCGTGACCGACATGCCTGCCCTTTTGTGGCAAACGTTGACTTGGGACCGCGGTAAAGAACTGTCTGATCACGCCCGCTTCACAATCGAATCAGGGGTAAAGGTATTTTTCGCCGATCCGCATAGTCCATGGCAGCGAGGTACAAACGAAAACACGAATGGCCTCCTGCGACAATACTTCCCAAAGGGCACAGACCTGTCTCGGTGGAGCGCTCAAGAAATCCGAGCCGTTGCTAATGCATTGAATTCCAGACCACGAAAAACACTGGGTTGGAAAACTCCGGCCGAAGCGCTGGACGAGTATCTAAAATCTGCTCAATAA
- a CDS encoding transposase — translation MHLTVPRIVVLDNASFHKGPQIEKCRRKWMAQGLFLYYLPPYSPELNRIEILWKQAKYFWRRFAGLKGSELLSEVESLMKGFGTAFTINFV, via the coding sequence GTGCACCTCACCGTGCCGCGCATTGTCGTACTGGACAATGCGTCATTTCACAAGGGGCCGCAGATTGAGAAATGCCGACGGAAATGGATGGCACAGGGGCTGTTTCTGTATTACTTGCCCCCTTACAGCCCGGAACTGAATCGCATCGAGATTCTGTGGAAACAGGCCAAGTACTTCTGGCGCCGTTTCGCCGGACTGAAAGGAAGCGAGTTGCTGAGCGAGGTGGAATCCTTGATGAAAGGTTTCGGAACTGCATTCACAATAAATTTCGTCTGA